A part of Haliotis asinina isolate JCU_RB_2024 chromosome 10, JCU_Hal_asi_v2, whole genome shotgun sequence genomic DNA contains:
- the LOC137298580 gene encoding mRNA decay activator protein ZFP36L3-like produces the protein MRPIASIYSLVTLVTNYKETPIASIYLLVTLVTNHKMRPIASIYSLVTLVTNYKETPIASIYPLVTLVTNYKMRPIASIYPLVTLVTNYKMRPIASVYPLVTLVTNYKMTPIASIYLLVTLVTNHKMRPIASIYSLVTLVTNYKMTPIASIYPLVTLVTNYKMTPIASIYPLVTLVTNYMMTPIASIYSLVTLATNYQVTPKASIYPLVTLVTNYKMTPKASIYPLVTLVTNYKMTPIASSYPLVTLVTNYMMTPIASIYSLVTLVTNHKMTPIASSYPLVTLVTNYKMTPIASIYLLVTLATNYKMTPIASIYSLVTLVTNYQVTPKASIYPLVTLVTNYKMTPIASIYSLATLGVNYIDGGAQSIKLHGYAYKIYTLSAAGM, from the coding sequence ATGAGGCCAATAGCCTCAATCTATTCCCTCGTCACCCTCGTTACTAACTATAAGGAGACGCCAATTGCCTCAATCTATCTACTCGTCACCCTCGTCACTAACCATAAGATGAGGCCAATTGCCTCAATCTATTCCCTCGTCACCCTCGTTACCAACTATAAGGAGACGCCAATTGCCTCAATCTATCCCCTCGTCACCCTCGTTACTAACTATAAGATGAGGCCAATTGCCTCAATCTATCCCCTCGTCACCCTCGTTACTAACTATAAGATGAGGCCAATTGCCTCAGTCTATCCCCTCGTCACCCTCGTTACTAACTATAAGATGACGCCAATTGCCTCAATCTATCTCCTCGTCACCCTCGTCACTAACCATAAGATGAGGCCAATTGCCTCAATCTATTCCCTCGTCACCCTCGTTACTAACTATAAGATGACGCCAATTGCCTCAATCTATCCCCTCGTCACCCTCGTTACAAACTATAAGATGACCCCAATAGCCTCAATCTATCCCCTCGTCACCCTCGTTACTAACTATATGATGACGCCAATAGCCTCTATCTATTCCCTCGTCACCCTCGCTACTAACTATCAGGTGACGCCAAAAGCCTCAATCTATCCCCTAGTCACCCTCGTTACTAACTATAAGATGACGCCAAAAGCCTCAATCTATCCCCTAGTCACCCTCGTTACTAACTATAAGATGACGCCAATTGCCTCGAGCTATCCCCTCGTCACCCTCGTTACTAACTATATGATGACCCCAATAGCCTCAATCTATTCCCTCGTCACCCTCGTTACTAACCATAAGATGACGCCAATTGCCTCGAGCTATCCCCTCGTCACCCTCGTTACTAACTATAAGATGACGCCAATTGCCTCAATCTATCTCCTCGTCACCCTCGCTACTAACTATAAGATGACGCCAATAGCCTCTATCTATTCCCTCGTCACCCTCGTTACTAACTATCAGGTGACGCCAAAAGCCTCAATCTATCCCCTAGTCACCCTCGTTACTAACTATAAGATGACGCCAATAGCCTCAATCTATTCCCTCGCTACCCTCGGTGTTAACTATATAGACGGTGGCGCCCAAAGCATCAAACTGCATGGATACGCTTATAAGATTTATACGTTATCTGCAGCTGGAATGTAG